CTAATTAGTTGTGTATAGGGTTAAAAATATTCACCATTTCTGTAAAGAAAATTTGACAGTTAATGTACAAATAAATTACaacaaaccaatcaatgtacaatatttaattcatatagaatGACATACGCTTCGATTGGTGCGAAGCCAGGTCGGACGTATTGGATGTCATCATGCGGATCGTTTAgttgattattgtttaaaatgagTGGCTCACTCTCGTGATAATTCGCATGATCATCATGAGGCGCTTGACCATGACCAACATCGTATATGTTCCTAGGTTTTGTCCTCACCGAGCAAAcccaatctgggttcctttcatctccaacgtaaaaaacttgttccacttgGGATACTagtacatacggctcatcactaATCAGCTCCACcttatggacaaggtttttgaagttaaTAAGCGTTAGGCCATACTCGTCAACTTGGAATCCCCTGTCCCTTGTggtgtccgcccaatcacacttgaacataatATACTTTGTCCTGTCGTAATATTCAACCTCAAGTATTTGAGTTACCTTCCCGTAgtatgtttcgccatcaacagtcaGCACGCAAACGCCACTATTTTGAGACCTTTTCCCAACATCATGTGCGACAGTGCGAAAGAACATGTCGTTGACCATATAtttattagggaaaattacagtttacccccccaaagttgtcagcgatttgcaattccgcctccaaagtttcaatttttgcaatccacccccctaaagtttcaattttttgcaattcaggcaCTCCGTCAGTCAAacccgctttgactgacggaacaatGACCACGTGCGACGCACGTGGTCACTTTATGCGATttagtgcccaaaatacccccatcaagTGGTTACACCTTGACCCACGCCCAAACCCATCTGACCCACGCCCCGACCCTGCTGACCCGACCATACTGACCCAacccccaacccaacccaacccagacTTAAACTTAGTTAAAACAGCAAATAAACAAAACTGAAAAGGTTCAAGCATTCACGCACGAGGTTCACCTTGCTGACTCACGAGCGAAAGGGACCCGAGAGAGGTAGAACCCACCTCCGACAGCCACGCGACAAGCTACCCGACACCCACTTGAGATCAACCCAAAGCTCCATCTTTTGCGCCTTTGTGTACGACGAGGTGAGATTTTGCCCATTTTGATTCGCAAATTTGCACCGAACCATGTAGTagctttctagggtttttcgtaAATTGGGGTTTTCTTGAGGGGGTTTTAAATTGGTAATCCCTAACTCtgtgatgttgatttattgttaacaaagttttgttttctattgtatattgatttattgcgaagagagagagtaaacttggttgtttgtgtttgaacaaaagtggtccccaaATTGTATAATGTTGTCGTgtgaacaaaagtggtcccAATGTTTTTTTCTGAATGATTAAGTTTCGACACCAACTTGGcgtttggtttgcgaaataCAACATTTCGATTAAATACAACATTTCAATTGTGAAATAAATCTCATAagaattttttcacatttattaGCCGTTACCATAAAAAATTACTTGAATCCCAAGCCAATTGAGATATGAAGGTTTAGGACACTCAGATCCAGACCCCCCCTTCGTTTGCTACCCGAATGTTCTAAAATTTAAgtgaaaaattttagaaaacCCCGATCCTTTTATCTATAACATCTTGTGCTCATGTTCACATATGCTTGTATTTTTATGTACAGGCAATGGACTTCATGCTctcaattttcaacttttagTTCATCATTTCAACGCCGGccttattaattttcaaaagaccTTTTAATATTTTGGATTAGATTAGTATATCAGCAAAGACTGTAGAAATACAATAAAAACCATGGGTCAACCATGGACGACTTGACTTTCTTGCTCCAAATTtacgttaatttttttttccacgaAGCATAAATGTCAGCAATTACGCTAAGACttaattacaagaaaagaaaaggacaatCACAATATATTATAGAAATGTTCTTCCagaaacatgtatatatattttcttccaaTACGATGTTAGTGTTAGGTAAGATGGCATATGTTTTTCTTCAAGCAGAGGAGATGAGATGATAAGCTGAATTAATTAACACCGTAAAATGATGATAATGCCAAATTTGAAAGTCGTTAGGTAGAGCTGCAGTTACTTGGGTTTTCATTCAAGTTTTCATTATgaattacataaaaaataaaaaggtatgACATATGAACCTTTAATAACCATCATGTTTGTGGGAGTTTCATGTAATAGGATTGATTGATTGTTCTATAATAGCTAGGGTAGTTTTATGTAAGGATAAGTTTGAACAATATTTAgtatttcattaataaatagTGATAAATAATAAGGTAAAATCTATACCATTTAGGTCTTTTGAGCTagaggtttcaataagtgcgatttagGGGTATTGGTTAAAATTATTTACTCTAACAgtctttcctccttttttttttttctcattttctttctaatgTAATTAACTAGCTTGACTATTCTATTATGCATGTCTATATTTTTACAGATTTGGCTTTAATTTGTAATCAGCTACATAATCAAATTAGATTCCATGCAATGTTGAAAATCATTTACTCTAACAATCAATGTAGTATTATAACTCATATTATTGATGTGACTCTCCAACTTACGTTATGTGCACACAAGACACCACGCTACACATTCCTCTCAAATATTAagaaacctaaaccctaaatcctaaccctaacaaatatttgaattatcaccTGGTTGTCTTGCTTCCAAAATATTTGCAtgtatttttagggtttgagCTTAGATTTGCATTACTTCATTCTTAAGCAATAATTATATTGGTAAACTTATTTAAAGCTGCTTCTCATacattttattcattatttttgtagGATGTCTTTGAATCTAGTGTTCGAGGTTAGGTATGGTGGTAGATTCGACAGAAGTTGTGGTTGCAATTACGTGGGGGGAGAAGTTGCTGTTCATGGTGAAGGGTATGATCCTGACAACTTGTCTTTTTTTGAGCTTGAAGATATTTGTAAAGACTACGGGTACAAGCCAGGGGATCTAATATACTTCAGAGAACCTGATAAGACGTTAATGGGGGGTTTGCATTTAATCAGCTCTGATGCCGACGTATTGTTCATGGTTGGCTGCCATAAAGGGCAATATATTGTGCATTTGTATGTCGTGTGTTTTGGGGAGGGTCAGGGTGATGTTCAGGATTACGAAGGAGAAGATGACGATGAAGGGGAGGGAAGGGTTGATTACAATGACCCTTGGTGGAAAGGCAAACTCAGTGATGACGAGGATTTATTTGATGTAGATGTTGACGAAGGCGATACTGGAACTGGAGCAACCGGAGCAAGAACTAGTGAAGCTGGAACcgttggtgatggtgatggtggttATGACAATGAGGGTGAGGAGGAAGAAACaggtgatgaagaagatgggaacCATGGTGAGGCCCGCAGAACTGATGCTTCTATTAGGTCCGAAAGTGGgcgtaagaaaaataaaaaatttgaaaaagtagaTGATGATGACACAAACTCAGAATTGGCTAGAAGTGACATATTGGAGTCACCACCCCGTAGTAATGAAGAAGCTGAAGGGACATCTACAAAAACGCCCGAATTTCAGCGAATGGACCTAGTTAACCCAGAGCTGCATCTCTACATGACTTTCCCAGACATACAAACATTTAGAGAAGCAGTTAAGGAGTACAATCTTTTGAGGGGCAAGGAAATTAGgttcaaaaagaatgaaagaagaaagtcTATTGTTGTGTGTAGGGATGACAAGTGTCGGTACCGAGTATATGCAAGGCAGGTTTCTGATGAACAAACATTTCAGATAAGATCTATGCAGCCTAAACATGTGTGTGGTAGGCAATACACGAACTCCATTGTGAACTCAACTTGGATATCGAACAAGTTGATTGAGAAGTTCCGAATTCAGCCAAATATGCCCTTGAATGTCATACAACATGAAGTGAAGGAAAAGTGGAAAGTGGATGTGAGTCCAAGTATGATGTACAGGGCTAGGGCCATggcatgtaaaaaaatattcgGGAAGCTTGAAGACCAATATGGTCACCTGTGGGATTATTGCGAGACATTGAGACAAACGAATAGGGGAGGTTGTATGATGATGAAGGTTGACANNNNNNNNNNNNNNNNNNNNNNNNNNNNNNNNNNNNNNNNNNNNNNNNNNNNNNNNNNNNNNNNNNNNNNNNNNNNNNNNNNNNNNNNNNNNNNNNNNNNatatatataaaaataataataaaaaaaaaactacaaaaaaatcacaaaaaattacCTACAACTACTTCTTTAAACATTGGGAATGCTACAGTGCTTTcctaaactttatttattttttatttttctataccaatgcttcttctttatttatttcataaaaataggGTATGTTGCTCTGACAAAACAATTTCATAAGTACTGAAATTTATTCTCTGCAAATTTGATCTATGCTTTGTTTAACTCTTTGAATGCTACCGTTCCAATCTGTTTCAGATTTACAGCATATTCTAGTGAATCACATCCCTACCTACTGCCCAGTCAATCACAACTTTCTCAACTAGAcaatcattttcttgtttttccatCACTGCTTCAAGCACAGTCTCATTTATTGCCTCTACGATCGGTGACAATTCTTTTAAGATTTAATATCGTTATTCTTAAGGTTTTGTGTAAACAAAATCTTAGAAAATGACTAAAAGGACTTGAAACCCAACACtacaacaatttaattttttagttacggaccattagtaacgtgttaacactatgttaacacgttactaaagtgtTTCACGGGTTGTGAAAGTGTCCGTGACTATTTGAAATTTGGTAATGTGTCACTTCacaaactgacacgttacaaaatttaTTGTAACGTGTAgattctgacacgttaccatttggtaacgtgtcagaatcTACCACGTTACCACACATCTGCCACGTTACCaaatatggtaacgtggcagcCATCTACCACGTTACAACACATGGTAACGTGGCATAATCTCCCACGTTACCACATATGGTAACATGGGAAATTATGCCACGTTTTCAAATTTGA
Above is a genomic segment from Corylus avellana chromosome ca9, CavTom2PMs-1.0 containing:
- the LOC132162403 gene encoding uncharacterized protein LOC132162403 — encoded protein: MSLNLVFEVRYGGRFDRSCGCNYVGGEVAVHGEGYDPDNLSFFELEDICKDYGYKPGDLIYFREPDKTLMGGLHLISSDADVLFMVGCHKGQYIVHLYVVCFGEGQGDVQDYEGEDDDEGEGRVDYNDPWWKGKLSDDEDLFDVDVDEGDTGTGATGARTSEAGTVGDGDGGYDNEGEEEETGDEEDGNHGEARRTDASIRSESGRKKNKKFEKVDDDDTNSELARSDILESPPRSNEEAEGTSTKTPEFQRMDLVNPELHLYMTFPDIQTFREAVKEYNLLRGKEIRFKKNERRKSIVVCRDDKCRYRVYARQVSDEQTFQIRSMQPKHVCGRQYTNSIVNSTWISNKLIEKFRIQPNMPLNVIQHEVKEKWKVDVSPSMMYRARAMACKKIFGKLEDQYGHLWDYCETLRQTNRGGCMMMKIYSIF